Proteins encoded in a region of the Methylobacterium radiotolerans JCM 2831 genome:
- a CDS encoding lysozyme inhibitor LprI family protein, producing MNHVCSRLLRASAPVLAGLLACLAVSTGSRAEPPSAKLCLTETSTPGTTDCMNRALHEADARLNAAYKKALSVIDHDDRTQDPDARALWKTRLEKAQRAWIAFRDADCGDLTFSEWANGSGANPAVPACLYDKTVQRTADLLGRYPLH from the coding sequence ATGAACCACGTATGCTCACGCCTGTTGCGGGCCTCGGCTCCCGTCCTTGCCGGGCTGCTCGCATGCCTCGCGGTGTCGACGGGTTCCAGAGCCGAGCCGCCCTCGGCCAAACTGTGCCTGACCGAGACCTCGACACCGGGCACGACGGATTGCATGAACCGCGCGTTGCACGAGGCGGATGCGAGGCTCAACGCGGCCTACAAGAAGGCGCTGTCGGTGATCGACCACGACGATCGCACGCAGGATCCCGACGCCAGGGCGCTGTGGAAGACGCGACTCGAGAAGGCGCAGCGCGCCTGGATCGCCTTCCGTGACGCGGATTGCGGCGACCTGACGTTCAGCGAGTGGGCCAACGGGAGCGGCGCGAACCCGGCTGTCCCCGCTTGCCTCTACGACAAGACCGTCCAGAGAACCGCGGATCTTCTCGGCCGGTACCCGCTGCATTGA
- a CDS encoding PAS domain S-box protein, whose translation MSMEDLRGEVERLRRRERALVEENARLRATQLPAVPTTSLAGVGTARSDLLFTAADKTRMAMIVTDPNLPDNPIVFANRAFLELSGYTAEELIGRNCRFLQGPATDPADIARVRAAIAARRDVVVELLNYRRDGSTFVNELYISPVFGPHGELLFFFGSQLDLTRFREREAQAVAQASYLRGPPADEEVGFCIVELRFDADGRTRDCQLVETNAAFERRSGLAAAESRWMSEFLPDDAQHWLDILGEVARSGRSARFKGSMSRTGPVLEVHAMRIGTGIQSRVAVLLEDLAVKQSDEERREARIRDRRIEHDLVWRTSRDLLVVCALDGTCQAVNPAWTELLGWPAGSLVGIRIDSLIHPDDGETAASAFETLRIDHRLSDLDVRFRTADGAYRWISWNAIARGDRFHATGRDVTERRTLEEQLRQSQKMEAVGQLTGGVAHDFNNLLTVIKSSTDLLKRPGLSEDRRGRYVDAISDTVDRAAKLTSQLLAFARRQALRPAIFDVVQSVAAIADMVGTLTGARIHVATDTDAGTDSGGRTLRCHVDADPSQFDTALVNLVVNARDAMQGEGRLLIKVRRADRIPALRAHPAVPGDFVAVSVSDTGSGIEADLLERIFEPFFTTKGVGHGTGLGLSQVFGFAKQSGGDVAVDSVVGVGTTFTLFLPRSHQAEVSDAAPDEPEPLAEGHGTPVLVVEDNEEVGAFARQALVELGYEAVWVKDAQAALATIEANDQEIEVVFSDVVMPGMNGVDLAREIRRRRPYLPVVLASGYSHVLASEGTHGFELLHKPYSVADLSRALRRALRERSALTFG comes from the coding sequence ATGAGCATGGAAGATCTTCGGGGGGAGGTCGAGCGGCTGCGTCGGCGCGAGCGCGCGCTGGTGGAGGAGAACGCGCGCCTGCGCGCGACCCAGCTCCCGGCCGTCCCGACCACGAGCCTGGCCGGTGTCGGGACCGCCCGGTCCGACCTCCTGTTCACCGCCGCCGACAAGACCCGGATGGCGATGATCGTCACCGATCCGAACCTGCCCGACAATCCGATCGTCTTCGCCAACCGCGCCTTTCTGGAACTCTCCGGCTACACGGCGGAGGAGCTGATCGGGCGCAATTGCCGCTTCCTTCAGGGGCCGGCGACCGACCCGGCCGACATCGCCCGCGTCCGGGCCGCCATCGCCGCGCGACGCGACGTCGTCGTGGAGCTGCTGAACTACCGGCGCGACGGCAGCACCTTCGTCAACGAGCTGTACATCAGCCCCGTGTTCGGTCCGCACGGCGAATTGCTGTTCTTCTTCGGCAGCCAGCTCGACCTCACGCGCTTCCGGGAGCGGGAGGCCCAGGCGGTCGCGCAGGCCTCCTACCTGCGGGGTCCGCCGGCGGACGAGGAGGTCGGCTTCTGCATCGTCGAGCTGCGCTTCGACGCGGATGGCAGGACCCGGGATTGCCAGCTCGTCGAGACCAACGCCGCCTTCGAGCGCCGGTCGGGCCTCGCCGCCGCGGAGAGCCGCTGGATGAGCGAGTTCCTGCCGGACGACGCGCAACACTGGCTCGACATCCTCGGCGAGGTCGCGCGATCCGGGCGCAGTGCCCGTTTCAAGGGCTCCATGTCGCGAACCGGGCCCGTCCTCGAGGTTCACGCGATGCGGATCGGCACAGGGATCCAGAGCCGCGTCGCCGTCCTCCTCGAGGATCTTGCCGTCAAGCAGTCGGACGAGGAGCGGCGGGAGGCGCGGATTCGCGACCGGCGGATCGAGCACGACCTCGTCTGGAGGACGAGCCGCGACCTTCTCGTCGTCTGCGCCCTCGACGGAACCTGTCAGGCGGTCAATCCGGCCTGGACGGAGCTCCTCGGTTGGCCGGCCGGCAGCTTGGTCGGCATCCGCATCGACAGCCTGATTCATCCGGACGACGGCGAGACGGCTGCCAGCGCGTTCGAGACGCTGCGCATCGACCACAGGTTGTCCGACCTCGACGTCCGCTTCAGGACTGCCGACGGCGCGTACCGCTGGATCTCCTGGAACGCCATCGCGCGCGGGGACCGGTTCCACGCGACCGGGCGGGACGTCACGGAGCGCCGGACCCTCGAGGAGCAGCTGCGCCAGTCGCAGAAGATGGAGGCGGTCGGGCAATTGACCGGCGGCGTGGCGCACGACTTCAACAATCTGCTGACCGTCATCAAGTCGTCGACCGACCTGTTGAAGCGTCCGGGCCTGAGCGAGGATCGCCGGGGCCGCTACGTCGACGCCATCTCCGACACGGTCGACCGCGCCGCCAAGCTGACCAGCCAGTTGCTGGCATTCGCGCGCCGGCAGGCGCTTCGACCGGCGATCTTCGACGTGGTCCAGTCCGTGGCCGCCATCGCCGACATGGTCGGTACCCTGACCGGCGCGCGCATCCACGTCGCGACCGACACCGATGCCGGCACCGACTCGGGCGGCCGGACCCTGCGCTGCCACGTCGATGCCGACCCGAGCCAGTTCGACACGGCCCTCGTCAACCTCGTGGTGAACGCCCGCGACGCCATGCAGGGCGAGGGCCGTCTGCTGATCAAGGTGCGACGCGCGGACCGCATCCCGGCGCTGCGGGCGCATCCGGCCGTGCCGGGAGACTTCGTGGCCGTGTCGGTCTCGGACACCGGCTCGGGCATCGAGGCAGATCTGCTCGAGCGCATCTTCGAGCCCTTCTTCACGACGAAGGGCGTCGGACACGGCACCGGGCTCGGACTCAGCCAGGTATTCGGCTTCGCCAAGCAGTCGGGCGGTGACGTCGCGGTCGACAGTGTCGTCGGCGTCGGTACGACCTTCACCCTCTTCCTGCCGCGATCGCACCAAGCGGAAGTCAGCGATGCCGCGCCGGACGAACCGGAGCCGCTGGCCGAGGGGCACGGCACGCCCGTCCTCGTGGTGGAGGACAACGAGGAGGTCGGCGCCTTCGCCCGGCAGGCCCTCGTGGAGCTCGGATACGAGGCTGTCTGGGTCAAGGACGCGCAGGCAGCCCTCGCCACGATCGAGGCGAACGACCAGGAGATCGAGGTGGTCTTCTCCGACGTGGTGATGCCGGGCATGAACGGCGTCGATCTGGCCCGGGAGATCAGGCGCCGCCGTCCGTACCTGCCCGTCGTGCTGGCCTCAGGCTACAGTCACGTTCTGGCCTCGGAAGGCACGCACGGGTTCGAGCTCCTGCACAAGCCCTACTCGGTCGCCGACCTCAGCCGTGCCCTCCGCAGGGCGCTGCGGGAACGGTCGGCGCTGACCTTCGGCTGA
- a CDS encoding flagellin, whose translation MSSITLSAATRQNLLSLQDTAQLMATTQNRLATGKTVNSALDNPTNFFTSQALDGRSSSLNTLLDGISNGIQSIQAANQGITSIQKLVDQAKSIANQALSTQLSTTGTAANAYSASTASQTVLLTINGSSVSATINASSSISATVAALNAAVSSASTASSGAFGAGAIFSADSTGTKIVLNAQADVEFQNSGSQTALGFTASATTASTYGTAASTVVSSDLSISGTAQRASLANQYNNLLNQITQLASDASYNGVNLIAGKGNDMNIKFNDTGSSNLNVASVDATSNGLGLTSITNSNSSTSQNGLGNFLLNSDVNKTLATLTTAGATLNSAASTLGSNLSVVQNRQDFSKQLINVLQTGSANLTNADLNQEAANSQALSTRQSMGISALSLANSAQQGVLQLLR comes from the coding sequence ATGTCCTCCATCACCCTGTCGGCCGCGACGCGCCAGAACCTGCTCTCGCTGCAGGACACCGCCCAGCTGATGGCGACCACGCAGAACCGCCTCGCCACCGGCAAGACGGTCAACTCCGCCCTCGACAACCCGACCAACTTCTTCACCTCTCAGGCCCTCGACGGCCGCTCCTCGAGCCTGAACACGCTCCTCGACGGCATCTCCAACGGCATCCAGTCGATCCAGGCCGCCAACCAGGGCATCACCTCGATCCAGAAGCTCGTGGACCAGGCCAAGTCGATCGCCAACCAGGCGCTCTCGACCCAGCTCTCCACCACCGGCACCGCCGCCAACGCCTACAGCGCCAGCACCGCCTCCCAGACGGTCCTGCTGACGATCAACGGCAGCTCGGTCTCCGCCACCATCAACGCCTCCTCGAGCATCAGCGCGACGGTGGCCGCCCTCAACGCCGCGGTCAGCTCGGCCTCGACCGCGTCGAGCGGCGCCTTCGGCGCCGGCGCGATCTTCTCGGCCGACAGCACCGGCACCAAGATCGTCCTGAACGCCCAGGCGGACGTCGAATTCCAGAACTCCGGCAGCCAGACGGCGCTCGGCTTCACCGCCTCGGCCACCACCGCCTCGACCTACGGCACCGCCGCCAGCACCGTCGTCTCCAGCGATCTGTCGATCTCGGGCACGGCCCAGCGCGCCTCGCTGGCGAACCAGTACAACAACCTGCTCAACCAGATCACGCAGCTCGCCAGCGACGCCAGCTACAACGGCGTCAACCTCATTGCCGGCAAGGGCAATGACATGAACATCAAGTTCAACGACACCGGTAGCTCCAACCTCAACGTCGCCTCGGTCGACGCGACCTCGAACGGCCTCGGCCTGACCTCGATCACCAACTCGAACAGCTCGACCAGCCAGAACGGTCTCGGCAACTTCCTGCTGAACTCGGACGTCAACAAAACGCTGGCCACCCTGACCACGGCGGGCGCGACCCTGAACTCCGCGGCGAGCACGCTGGGCTCGAACCTGTCGGTCGTTCAGAACCGTCAGGACTTCTCCAAGCAGCTGATCAACGTGCTGCAGACGGGCTCGGCCAACCTGACGAACGCCGACCTGAACCAGGAAGCGGCGAACTCGCAGGCGCTGTCGACCCGTCAGTCGATGGGCATCTCGGCCCTGTCGCTGGCCAACTCCGCCCAGCAGGGCGTCCTCCAGCTCCTGCGGTAA
- a CDS encoding methyl-accepting chemotaxis protein: MPRTLGLNRILGGAIGVIALVSVLTSGAVLITADQLRDATDARSRSNQLIRALDGFRAAMLNQETGLRGYLITGRDGSLEPYRLGRQTLDEAIDRLRTLIGEDPERTRLLADAVAAARSWQTEVGEVAVRIAADPAKRDEAVHIEADGQGKRLFDTFREKLAAIEGLEGAVRAGLAERVARGERNEGLALWGGTLITLLICLGIGVAINRLVVRPLVGVMGFVGRVGEGDLSSKLDVRAGGEVGRLSTTLNTMVAGLSDLARTNRAATADLNAAAAEIRASAQEQAASVEQQFAAVQETAATVDEITHSGAQISKRATEVIATAQATAQTSRQGLRAVSDTAKAMDAIREQAEAVAGNIVSLSEKTQTIGDIIETVNDISERTHLLALNAAIEAAAAGESGRSFAVVAAEMKLLADQAKAATGQVRAILGEIQRGINTSVMLTEEAVKRAAAGKTRSDTTQRTIEEITARVEENVQTFQQIVASTNQQQLGIEQVMGALQNIRQASQQTAAGTRQVEAASANLTELAQALMALAERYRH, encoded by the coding sequence ATGCCGCGAACGCTGGGACTAAACCGCATCTTGGGCGGCGCGATCGGTGTCATCGCCCTGGTGTCGGTCCTCACCAGCGGCGCGGTCCTGATCACGGCCGATCAGCTGCGGGACGCGACCGATGCCCGGAGCCGGTCGAATCAGCTGATCCGCGCCCTCGACGGCTTCCGCGCGGCCATGCTCAATCAGGAGACCGGACTGCGCGGCTACCTGATCACCGGCCGCGACGGCAGCCTGGAGCCATATCGCCTGGGTCGCCAGACGCTCGACGAGGCAATCGACAGGCTCAGAACTTTGATCGGCGAGGATCCCGAGCGGACGCGCCTTCTGGCCGACGCCGTGGCGGCGGCGCGCAGCTGGCAGACCGAGGTGGGCGAGGTCGCCGTCCGGATCGCGGCCGATCCGGCAAAGAGGGACGAGGCTGTCCACATCGAGGCGGACGGTCAGGGCAAGCGGCTGTTCGATACCTTCCGCGAGAAGCTCGCGGCCATCGAGGGCCTCGAAGGGGCGGTGCGGGCCGGGCTGGCCGAGCGCGTCGCGCGCGGCGAGCGCAACGAGGGCCTGGCCCTCTGGGGGGGCACGCTGATCACGCTGCTGATCTGCCTGGGCATCGGAGTCGCCATCAACCGCCTCGTCGTCCGGCCGCTGGTGGGGGTGATGGGCTTCGTGGGACGGGTCGGCGAGGGCGACCTGTCGAGCAAGCTCGATGTCCGCGCTGGCGGCGAAGTGGGCCGTCTGAGCACGACGCTGAACACGATGGTTGCGGGGCTGTCGGACCTGGCGCGGACGAACCGCGCGGCGACGGCGGACCTGAACGCGGCGGCGGCGGAGATCCGGGCCTCGGCGCAGGAGCAGGCCGCCTCGGTCGAGCAGCAGTTCGCCGCGGTCCAGGAGACGGCCGCCACGGTCGACGAGATCACCCACTCGGGCGCGCAGATCTCCAAGCGCGCCACGGAGGTGATCGCCACCGCCCAGGCGACCGCGCAGACCTCGCGCCAGGGCCTGCGCGCGGTGTCGGACACCGCCAAGGCCATGGACGCGATCCGCGAGCAGGCGGAAGCCGTGGCGGGCAACATCGTCAGCCTGTCGGAGAAGACCCAGACGATCGGCGACATCATCGAGACGGTCAACGACATCTCGGAGCGCACGCACCTGCTGGCGCTCAACGCCGCCATCGAGGCGGCCGCGGCCGGCGAGAGCGGGCGCAGCTTCGCGGTGGTGGCCGCGGAGATGAAGCTCCTGGCCGACCAGGCCAAGGCGGCGACCGGTCAGGTGCGGGCGATCCTGGGCGAGATCCAGCGGGGCATCAACACGTCGGTGATGCTGACCGAGGAGGCGGTCAAGCGCGCGGCGGCGGGCAAGACGCGCTCGGACACGACGCAGCGCACGATCGAGGAGATCACCGCGCGGGTGGAAGAGAACGTGCAGACGTTCCAGCAGATCGTGGCCTCGACCAACCAGCAGCAGCTGGGCATCGAGCAGGTGATGGGGGCGTTGCAGAACATCCGCCAGGCCAGCCAGCAGACGGCCGCCGGCACCCGGCAGGTCGAGGCCGCGTCCGCCAACCTCACCGAACTCGCCCAGGCCCTCATGGCCCTGGCCGAACGCTACCGGCACTGA
- a CDS encoding SGNH/GDSL hydrolase family protein: MLAGDSHAAHLPRPVVSRPVLNVGLAGSTAGSYRRALDLLRAPLPAFLAILIVGTNDIRSPSALARSATEDFSSHADRMIDRFQAWTLDTLVSALPPTPVSKASERDPAAVEVYSDLLRDVCVRRGVSFFDPFASLRGARFGLAEDDAFIDGTHLRDYAAVAARITGHIRDRYGLERYLETPLPGFDEEYYRSWYADTCQYPHGLARHYLDLGWREGRDPSGHFSTDGYLDANPDVRAAGVNPLVHFLEVGFAQGRTGWQKSRAHPTRCRGIDAGI, translated from the coding sequence GTGCTCGCGGGCGATTCGCACGCGGCTCACCTGCCGCGACCGGTCGTTTCCCGTCCCGTCCTGAATGTCGGTCTCGCGGGTTCGACGGCGGGTTCCTATCGCCGCGCCCTCGACCTGCTGCGCGCGCCCTTGCCGGCCTTCCTCGCGATCCTGATCGTCGGGACCAACGACATCCGCTCGCCGTCGGCGCTCGCGAGGTCGGCGACCGAGGACTTCTCCAGCCACGCGGATCGCATGATCGATCGCTTCCAGGCCTGGACCCTCGACACGCTGGTGTCGGCGCTGCCGCCCACGCCGGTCTCGAAGGCCTCCGAGCGCGACCCCGCAGCGGTCGAGGTGTATTCCGATCTCCTCCGCGACGTGTGCGTGCGCCGGGGCGTCTCGTTCTTCGATCCGTTCGCGTCGCTGCGCGGGGCCCGGTTCGGGCTGGCGGAGGATGACGCCTTCATCGACGGGACGCATCTGCGCGATTACGCGGCGGTGGCCGCACGCATCACCGGCCACATCCGCGATCGATATGGGCTGGAGCGCTACCTGGAGACTCCGCTCCCGGGTTTCGATGAGGAGTATTACAGGAGCTGGTACGCCGACACGTGCCAGTACCCCCACGGTCTGGCGCGACACTACCTCGATCTCGGCTGGCGCGAGGGCCGTGATCCGAGCGGGCATTTCAGCACCGACGGGTATCTCGACGCGAATCCGGATGTCCGCGCGGCGGGCGTCAACCCGCTGGTCCACTTCCTGGAGGTCGGCTTCGCGCAGGGGCGGACCGGCTGGCAGAAGTCGCGGGCGCATCCGACGCGCTGTCGCGGCATCGACGCGGGCATCTGA
- a CDS encoding YbjQ family protein yields MIIVTTENIPNYHVREVRGPCFGAVVHSRGAVGNLTAGLRSLIGGEINEYSQLIEQARSQAIDRMAQNAAQLGANAIVMMRFDTADTDQSMMGVVAYGTAVIVDAR; encoded by the coding sequence ATGATCATCGTCACGACCGAGAACATCCCGAACTATCACGTGCGCGAGGTCCGGGGCCCGTGCTTCGGCGCCGTGGTGCACAGCCGCGGTGCGGTGGGCAATCTCACCGCCGGCCTGCGCAGTCTGATCGGCGGCGAGATCAACGAGTACAGCCAGTTGATCGAGCAGGCCCGGTCCCAGGCGATCGACCGCATGGCGCAGAACGCGGCGCAACTCGGCGCCAACGCCATCGTCATGATGCGCTTCGATACGGCAGACACCGATCAGTCGATGATGGGCGTCGTGGCCTACGGCACCGCCGTCATCGTCGACGCCCGCTGA
- a CDS encoding lipase family protein — protein sequence MRIAREHDATTRCSVEDGLDVADLVTSEGVAAERPHGLDKAHTNLEHRPRVPHRRRLSFPKSSHSRARRRFLTPAVLPGDRGRDAGRIMNAGRRRNRFHPRAVVEPSAIVQWSRPCRRRRPPRIGLVLSFLFDHMVRGYLSFTPFKLRDLHPAPVARRHVFFIHGFDARSGIRFPAFFKRELHRHTARFGAMPRAVSEIRNDPDGLSRSWEVGAPADGDGAAVRCETLVWSDIVHSDLARPASRKLALLARSAVAGLTQGLFFKTSRFGWPYTLLSAFPFFVAFVAPALLIALGTAIFAAVSPSAVADTVCVALFLAAAALAFLYGAKKALGRLFFWHILSIRIFFWQHATGRRPDYVDRIAVFRDRVLAEMAHWRANPADAPDEVLIVGHSLGAAMAVEVAAQVLARLGTDDRAHPRLSLVTLGSGLPFVALQHEARTLRRDIATLVFSDRIVWCDYQAPQDWLNCYGFNPIFDLGFGRPAFLACNPLIRSAGVKDRIPEDDYKRLRLKPFHMHFQFLKANFRPGEYDFFEMILGRQSLLDRALRPICRRAAEPKTGA from the coding sequence GTGCGAATCGCCCGCGAGCACGATGCAACCACTCGGTGCAGCGTCGAAGACGGCCTGGATGTGGCCGATCTTGTGACGTCGGAGGGCGTTGCTGCGGAGCGCCCTCACGGCCTCGATAAAGCCCATACGAATCTTGAACACCGCCCCCGCGTCCCGCACCGTAGGAGGCTCAGTTTTCCCAAGTCCAGTCATTCTCGCGCACGGCGCCGCTTTTTGACGCCGGCGGTGTTGCCGGGTGACAGAGGCCGTGACGCCGGCCGGATCATGAATGCTGGCCGGCGGCGGAACCGATTTCACCCGCGCGCTGTTGTGGAGCCCTCCGCGATCGTGCAATGGAGCCGCCCCTGCCGGCGCCGCCGACCGCCACGCATCGGCCTCGTGCTCTCGTTCTTGTTCGATCACATGGTCCGCGGCTACTTATCATTCACGCCTTTCAAGTTGAGAGACCTTCATCCGGCGCCGGTGGCGCGGCGGCACGTCTTTTTCATCCACGGGTTCGACGCCCGCAGCGGCATCCGCTTCCCCGCCTTCTTCAAGCGGGAACTCCACCGTCACACGGCCCGGTTCGGGGCGATGCCGCGCGCCGTCTCGGAGATCCGGAACGACCCCGATGGTCTGAGCCGGAGCTGGGAGGTCGGCGCGCCGGCAGACGGGGACGGCGCGGCCGTCCGCTGCGAGACCCTGGTCTGGAGCGATATCGTCCATTCGGATCTCGCGCGCCCCGCGTCGCGCAAGCTCGCGCTGCTGGCCCGGAGCGCCGTAGCGGGGCTCACGCAGGGATTGTTCTTCAAGACGTCCCGGTTCGGATGGCCCTACACCCTGCTGAGCGCCTTCCCATTCTTCGTCGCCTTCGTCGCCCCGGCGCTGCTGATCGCGCTCGGCACCGCGATCTTCGCCGCCGTCAGCCCGTCGGCGGTGGCGGACACGGTCTGCGTGGCGCTGTTTCTCGCCGCCGCCGCGCTCGCCTTCCTGTACGGCGCCAAGAAGGCGCTGGGCCGCCTGTTCTTCTGGCATATCCTGAGCATCCGCATCTTCTTCTGGCAGCATGCGACGGGCCGGCGACCGGACTACGTGGACCGGATCGCGGTCTTCCGGGACCGTGTTCTGGCCGAAATGGCGCACTGGCGTGCGAACCCCGCGGACGCGCCCGACGAGGTCCTGATCGTGGGCCATTCCCTGGGCGCCGCCATGGCGGTCGAGGTCGCCGCGCAAGTCCTCGCGCGCCTCGGGACCGACGATCGAGCGCATCCGCGGCTGTCCCTGGTCACGCTGGGCTCGGGGTTGCCCTTCGTCGCGCTTCAGCACGAGGCCCGCACGTTGCGCCGAGACATCGCGACGCTCGTCTTCAGCGACCGCATCGTCTGGTGCGACTACCAGGCGCCCCAGGACTGGCTCAACTGCTACGGTTTCAATCCGATCTTCGATCTCGGATTCGGACGACCGGCGTTCCTCGCCTGCAACCCGCTCATCCGCTCCGCAGGAGTCAAGGACAGGATACCGGAGGACGACTACAAGCGCCTGCGCCTCAAGCCTTTCCACATGCACTTCCAGTTCCTGAAAGCCAATTTCAGGCCGGGTGAGTACGATTTCTTCGAGATGATCCTCGGTCGGCAATCGCTGCTCGACCGCGCCCTGAGGCCGATCTGCCGCCGCGCTGCCGAACCCAAGACCGGTGCGTGA
- a CDS encoding putative bifunctional diguanylate cyclase/phosphodiesterase codes for MLISFLIDTDRKADPLDANLRARARVEQLDVALRLVPFTILVSLSVVQVIVYLFWNPANRAYLAGLETLILPLAVVSLQQCWRWRSRPKPLQVPSSFVQGVVLAAQAYGFLLASIPVMLFSGADAHGRLLIASSIAGLIATGMSAAVLPRVAIGYSGLIILGSFIALATTGEAFYIYVAVLLFFYAIFICFTILHLSRLLTMRVIAQIELERQQEFTHLLLNEFEESASDWLWETDADLRLQHVSPRLIEVAGSSERQLMGLPLERLLLPPVAPPRSHSSTTLWSCIAERRAFRNLHLQLDIAGERRTWCLSGKPTFDRAGAFSGYRGVGSDVTEKRRSEERLSYLALHDSLTDLPNRVLFHQLQEAARERLAQGDRFAVLALDLDEFKSVNDTFGHAAGDKLLKSVAERLRSFEASDVQLARLAGDEFAVLATGRSARDLHAIEALANGIVEALASPFTIDGIRLTVSVSIGIAIAPQDGCQEIMRRADLALYRMKSEGRNGYRFYEAEMDERIEARRALTADLRGALDRDEFVLYFQPIVAAKECRVRGFEALIRWKHPVRGFVSPGEFIPLAEETGVIIPLGEWILREACRIAAGWPGDVRIAVNLSPRQFRHSDLTQLVRSALRTSGLAAARLELEVTESVFLEATPAINATLSKLREMGVRLSLDDFGTGYSSLSYLRRIAFDKIKIDQSFVRDLPQERGAAAIVSAIIDMATSLDMTITAEGVETDAQRACLLEQGCHEFQGYLFSKPLPAEQAAALARSRQLLPAAVRAA; via the coding sequence ATGTTGATTTCTTTCCTGATCGATACCGATCGCAAGGCGGATCCACTCGACGCGAACCTTCGCGCGCGCGCCCGCGTCGAGCAGCTGGACGTCGCGCTGCGCTTGGTACCCTTCACGATTCTTGTGAGTCTCAGCGTCGTACAGGTCATCGTCTACCTGTTCTGGAACCCGGCCAATCGCGCCTATCTCGCCGGTCTCGAAACGCTCATCCTGCCGCTGGCGGTGGTCTCGCTCCAGCAGTGCTGGCGCTGGCGCTCCCGTCCCAAGCCGCTCCAGGTGCCGTCGTCGTTCGTGCAGGGCGTCGTGCTGGCCGCGCAGGCCTACGGGTTTCTCCTGGCCTCCATCCCGGTCATGCTCTTCTCCGGCGCCGACGCGCACGGGCGGCTGCTGATCGCCTCCAGCATCGCGGGCCTGATCGCGACCGGCATGAGCGCGGCGGTGCTGCCGCGGGTCGCCATCGGCTATTCCGGCCTGATCATCCTCGGCTCGTTCATCGCCCTCGCGACGACCGGGGAGGCCTTCTACATCTACGTCGCGGTCCTGCTGTTCTTCTACGCGATCTTCATCTGCTTCACGATCCTGCATCTGAGCCGGCTCCTGACGATGCGGGTCATCGCGCAGATCGAGCTGGAACGGCAGCAGGAGTTCACCCACCTCCTGCTCAACGAGTTCGAGGAGAGCGCCAGCGACTGGCTCTGGGAGACCGATGCCGACCTGCGCCTCCAGCACGTCTCGCCGCGCCTGATCGAGGTCGCCGGCTCCTCCGAGCGCCAGCTGATGGGCCTGCCGCTGGAGCGGCTGCTGCTGCCGCCGGTGGCGCCGCCCAGGAGCCACTCGAGCACCACCCTCTGGAGCTGCATCGCCGAGCGGCGGGCCTTCCGGAACCTGCACCTGCAGCTCGATATCGCCGGCGAGCGGCGGACTTGGTGCCTCAGCGGGAAGCCGACCTTCGACCGGGCCGGCGCCTTCTCGGGTTACCGCGGCGTCGGCTCGGACGTGACGGAGAAGCGGCGCTCCGAGGAGCGCCTGTCCTATCTCGCTCTGCACGATTCCCTGACGGATCTGCCCAACCGGGTCCTGTTCCACCAGCTCCAGGAAGCGGCGCGGGAACGGCTCGCGCAGGGCGATCGGTTCGCCGTGCTGGCCCTCGACCTCGACGAGTTCAAGAGCGTCAACGACACGTTCGGCCACGCGGCCGGCGACAAGCTCCTGAAGTCGGTCGCCGAGCGGCTCCGGAGCTTCGAGGCCTCCGATGTCCAGCTCGCCCGCCTCGCGGGCGACGAGTTCGCGGTCCTCGCCACCGGCCGGAGCGCCCGGGACCTGCACGCGATCGAGGCGCTCGCCAACGGCATCGTGGAGGCGCTCGCGTCGCCGTTCACCATCGACGGCATCCGGCTGACCGTCAGCGTCAGCATCGGGATCGCGATCGCTCCGCAGGACGGTTGCCAGGAGATCATGCGGCGCGCCGATCTCGCGCTCTACCGCATGAAGAGCGAGGGCCGGAACGGCTACCGCTTCTACGAGGCCGAGATGGACGAGCGGATCGAGGCCCGCCGCGCCCTGACGGCCGATCTGCGGGGCGCCCTCGATCGGGACGAGTTCGTCCTCTACTTCCAGCCGATCGTGGCGGCCAAGGAGTGCCGCGTGCGCGGCTTCGAGGCGCTGATCCGGTGGAAGCACCCGGTGCGCGGCTTCGTCTCGCCCGGCGAGTTCATCCCCCTCGCCGAGGAGACCGGGGTGATCATACCGCTGGGCGAGTGGATCCTGCGGGAGGCATGCCGGATCGCGGCCGGCTGGCCGGGGGATGTCCGCATCGCCGTCAACCTGTCCCCGCGGCAGTTCCGGCACTCGGACCTGACCCAGCTCGTCCGGTCCGCCCTGCGCACGAGCGGGCTGGCCGCCGCGCGCCTGGAGCTCGAGGTGACCGAGTCGGTGTTCCTGGAGGCCACGCCGGCGATCAACGCCACGCTCTCGAAACTGCGCGAGATGGGCGTGCGGCTGTCGCTCGACGATTTCGGAACCGGCTATTCGAGCTTGAGCTACCTGCGCCGGATCGCCTTCGACAAGATCAAGATCGACCAGAGCTTCGTCCGGGACCTGCCGCAGGAGCGCGGCGCGGCGGCGATCGTGAGCGCGATCATCGACATGGCGACGAGTCTCGACATGACCATCACCGCCGAGGGCGTGGAGACGGACGCGCAGCGCGCCTGCCTGCTGGAGCAGGGCTGCCACGAATTCCAGGGCTACCTGTTCAGCAAGCCGCTGCCGGCCGAGCAGGCCGCGGCGCTGGCGCGCAGCCGTCAGCTCCTCCCGGCGGCGGTCCGGGCGGCGTGA